Proteins found in one Melioribacteraceae bacterium 4301-Me genomic segment:
- a CDS encoding M14 family metallopeptidase encodes MKQTIILLIFLLLINFTLIGQTLEKKWLTDFEKSNYTATSNYDETINYLKKLEAASPYIKLITFGQSPQGRQLYAAIVSRQKLFNPSEIKKKGLPILLIQNGIHAGEIEGKDACLLLLRDILITKTKAKYLDNCVLIVIPIFNVDGHERMSKYNRINQNGPKEMGWRATAQNLNLNRDYMKADSPEMINWLKFFTKWLPDFFIDTHTTDGADYQYTITYNISDGENQYPQTIEWIKSSLIPYFENKVEKEGYLIFPYVAFKGSKLEDGLVDWVPTPRFSNGYVPLQNRPALLIETHMLKSYKDRVYSTKFLIEAVIEKINDDSQKLVKMNKDADNWVIENYFYKKKPLPLSFSVTDKNKIIIFKGFNSIEKESGITGNKVLVYTNTPVDFNIPFYYDLNVKDSVYVPKAYLIPKEWNEIVDKLKLHGVIIDTVRTSEQAVVEKYKFYDVKFSNSSFEGHQRPIYKYNVIIDTLRLKKGDYIIRTDQRTLQIIVNLLEPLSQDSFIAWGFFNTIFERKEYFEVYSMNKIAEEMISENPKLKEEFLRKLQEDENFRNNSYMRLMYFYEKSPYSDKYLNQYPVLRIIKELPN; translated from the coding sequence ATGAAACAAACAATAATTCTTTTGATTTTTTTGTTGCTCATTAATTTTACATTAATTGGACAAACTTTAGAAAAAAAGTGGTTGACAGACTTTGAGAAGTCTAATTATACAGCAACATCAAATTACGATGAAACCATAAATTATCTTAAAAAATTAGAAGCAGCTTCTCCTTATATTAAACTAATTACTTTTGGACAATCACCTCAGGGCAGACAACTATATGCAGCAATTGTATCAAGGCAAAAATTGTTTAATCCCTCAGAAATAAAAAAGAAGGGACTACCTATTTTATTAATTCAAAATGGCATTCACGCTGGTGAAATTGAAGGTAAGGATGCTTGTCTACTACTCTTAAGAGATATTTTAATTACAAAAACTAAAGCTAAATATCTTGATAATTGTGTTTTAATAGTAATCCCAATTTTTAATGTTGATGGACATGAAAGAATGAGCAAATATAATAGGATTAATCAAAATGGTCCTAAAGAAATGGGGTGGCGTGCTACCGCACAGAACTTAAATTTAAATAGAGACTATATGAAAGCGGATTCGCCGGAAATGATTAACTGGCTGAAATTTTTTACAAAATGGTTACCCGATTTTTTTATTGACACTCATACGACTGATGGTGCGGATTATCAGTATACAATTACTTACAATATATCTGACGGCGAAAATCAATATCCGCAAACAATCGAATGGATTAAATCATCACTTATACCGTACTTTGAAAATAAAGTGGAAAAAGAAGGCTACTTAATTTTTCCATATGTTGCTTTTAAAGGAAGTAAACTTGAAGATGGATTAGTTGACTGGGTACCAACACCAAGGTTTTCTAACGGATATGTTCCTTTACAGAACAGGCCCGCACTTTTAATTGAAACACACATGCTTAAGTCTTATAAAGACCGTGTATATTCAACAAAATTTTTAATAGAAGCTGTGATAGAAAAAATTAATGATGATAGTCAAAAGCTTGTTAAAATGAATAAGGATGCGGACAATTGGGTAATAGAAAATTACTTTTATAAAAAAAAGCCATTACCTCTAAGTTTTTCAGTTACAGATAAAAATAAGATTATTATCTTTAAGGGTTTTAACTCAATCGAAAAAGAAAGCGGGATTACAGGTAACAAAGTTTTAGTCTATACAAATACACCAGTAGATTTTAACATCCCATTCTATTATGACTTAAACGTAAAAGATTCTGTGTATGTCCCGAAAGCTTATCTCATCCCAAAAGAGTGGAATGAAATTGTAGATAAGTTGAAACTGCATGGTGTAATAATTGATACTGTCAGAACCTCCGAACAAGCAGTTGTTGAAAAATATAAATTCTACGATGTGAAATTTTCAAACAGTTCTTTTGAGGGACACCAAAGACCAATTTATAAATACAATGTAATTATTGATACACTTAGACTTAAAAAGGGGGATTATATTATTAGAACTGACCAAAGAACACTGCAAATTATAGTAAATCTATTAGAGCCTTTAAGTCAAGACTCATTTATTGCATGGGGATTTTTTAACACAATTTTTGAAAGAAAGGAATATTTTGAAGTTTATTCGATGAATAAAATTGCTGAAGAGATGATTAGTGAAAATCCCAAGTTAAAAGAAGAGTTTTTACGTAAACTTCAGGAAGATGAAAATTTTAGGAATAATAGTTACATGAGATTGATGTATTTTTATGAAAAGTCACCTTACAGCGATAAATATTTAAACCAGTATCCTGTTTTGCGCATAATTAAAGAATTACCAAATTAA
- the mtgA gene encoding monofunctional biosynthetic peptidoglycan transglycosylase: MIIIKKILLILLLFVSFSAITVLFYKFVNPPVTSIILLKEEFTLTSFLSIKNYNQKWQGIQNISAYAPLAVIASEDQIFFEHFGFDFRQIEKAIKENERRRRIRGASTISQQVAKNLFLCNDKSIFRKAFEAYYTLLIELLWSKKRILEVYLNVAEMGDNIYGVEAASEIFFHKSSLKLTSAEAAFLAAVLPNPIKRKVSRPSSYLLRRKEQILTQMELIGGLPFIKEKLR; this comes from the coding sequence GTGATTATCATTAAAAAAATTTTATTGATACTATTATTATTTGTTTCTTTTTCAGCAATTACTGTTCTTTTCTATAAATTTGTTAACCCGCCTGTTACTTCTATTATTCTACTAAAAGAAGAATTCACATTAACAAGCTTTTTATCGATAAAAAATTATAATCAAAAATGGCAGGGCATACAAAACATTTCAGCTTACGCACCTTTAGCAGTTATTGCATCAGAGGATCAAATTTTCTTTGAACATTTTGGATTTGACTTTCGCCAAATTGAAAAAGCAATAAAAGAGAATGAAAGAAGACGGAGAATAAGAGGTGCCAGCACAATCTCACAGCAAGTCGCAAAAAATTTGTTTCTATGTAACGATAAGTCAATTTTTAGAAAAGCATTTGAAGCTTATTATACTTTATTAATTGAACTTTTATGGAGCAAGAAAAGAATATTGGAAGTATATTTAAATGTTGCTGAAATGGGTGATAATATTTACGGAGTCGAGGCAGCATCAGAAATATTTTTTCATAAGTCTTCATTAAAACTAACTTCAGCAGAAGCTGCGTTTCTTGCTGCCGTTTTACCTAATCCTATTAAGAGAAAAGTATCAAGGCCATCTTCTTATTTATTAAGGAGAAAAGAACAGATTTTAACTCAAATGGAATTGATTGGTGGACTGCCTTTTATAAAAGAAAAATTGCGTTGA